The following DNA comes from Ricinus communis isolate WT05 ecotype wild-type chromosome 10, ASM1957865v1, whole genome shotgun sequence.
AGGCATGTGATATGTGAGTGGAGtgaattattgtatattgTCCTATTAGGCATGTGAGTGGAGGATGAGTGGGATCCCCACTTAGCCTCcttttgtattcttgttgAGACTCTCCTCCCTATATAAGGAGAAGTCATTTTGAATAAAGGGAGGGCAAGTTCCCATTAAGCAATTTCTTactcttttatatttcttactCTCTCATGGCCTTCTAAACTCTTCCCCTCTCTTCTCCTCGATCTAATGGCAATGAACTAATAGTTGCTACGATCCGCTTCCTCAGATGATCCAAAGGGCTAACCCTATATAAATCCAAAAGcgaaagacccccatggcgaggtgcctaTTTGtggtcttagcttgaggatATTCACatgccttgagtttacagcatgagaaCTATACCATggatattctaaaaataaaagtagataatttaagaaaaaataaaaaaataaaaatatttttctaattatttgaGAATATGGATAAATAGTGAAATTTCAACTATAAGTTATACTCAGGGGCCCAAAACAAAAGCAAAGCAAATCGACAATGGAGCCCATTACAGAGCAAACTGGTCttttatccaaaaaaaaaCAGCTTCAAGACATGTAGAGCGATAAACCAAGCAAGCAAGAGATGATAAAGCAAGGACTTCTTCAATGGAGTTCTTCTCCCTTAATTTCCCTCCAAATCCCAAGAACAAGAAACCCCTTTTCACCAATCAAAGCAACTATTGAATCTGCAAGTACACGAGAGCTCACAGCTAGAGAGAGAAGACAACTAAGGCAAGAGAGAAGAGAAAGCAAAGCAGGATACAGCTGGAGAGAAGAAGTAGAAGAGAGACTGATAAAAAAGCCCAAAAAGGTTAAACTTACTGCAGGAGAGGCTCGTAATCTTGATAATCTGGCTGACTTGGGTCCTCAGTGGTACGCAGTTCGGGTCTCTCGGGTCAGGGGTGACCAAACCGCTGAGCTCATTGCTCGGTTGCTGGCTAGGCACTATCCTCATTTGGAATTTAAGGTAATCTATCCATGAATTTGATTATTGTGTCTAAGCCAGACGTTAATGATACTCATTCTTccataatcataataaaataaatataaaattgaataccaaataaaattaccTTTGTAATTTGTCCTGCTGAGATGGGAATGCAATGCCATTTCCCTGCTACATGGAGGTAGTTTTCACTCTCAGTTGCTAAGTTTTTAAGTATATTTCCCATTAATATTCTAAACTTCAATTGGTCACTTAAAAATCCCTCAACTTTGATGTTGGGCATGATAAAATTCCTGTCTAATTTTGGTAAAATTTTAACCAGAAAGTGGCATAACCGCATAGGTGAAATTAGTGAGTTCCAGCTTGAAATTTTGATTGAAATTAGGCAACAAGAACTTTCAAGGGACAAagtatcaaaatcaaaagtcaTGGCTTTTTAAgtgagaaattgaaatttaggAACATTAATAGGAAATACACCTAAGTTCGGGGACTGCTTCTGAAAATTATCCGGAAAATAGCTACTGTCATTCTTCTGGTTGACTCACAATGTAGTCAGTTACATTAGGGCCTTATCAACTTTCCTTTCTATTAATTGTAACTTCAGTACAATATTAGATTAATTACTGGCACTATATTTTTGCTATGTGACATTGGCATTTTGCTCCATTCTTTAAGTGCACAACATTTTAAAGAGTGCTACTTGATCTATTAGGTTGCCAGAATGTGTTTGAAATTGagttagaatttaataaatgataataaCTTTCTACACTTTACGCCTTAGTTTTTTTCTCTGAGTACTTaagtgttttttcttttcaggtctATGCCCCATCTGTCAAGGTTAagacaaaattgaaaaatggtacctattcaattaaatcaaaaccGATATATCCCGGATGTGTTTTTCTATGGTGTGTATTAAACAAAGAGTTACATGACTTCGTAAGAGAGGAATGTGCTGGAGTTGGTGGCTTTATTGGTTCAAAAGTTGGAAATAAGTGAGTATTCTTATTTCCCAGTGCAAGTGCtttgatttgaaaattttagcATCTTCTGAGAAATATATGAAAGTTTATGGCGAGGAGCTTTTGAATATATCTCACTAATCAATGTCCAATTGATGTCCTTTGAGGGTTGTATGGGAAGTGCATGCAGATTTCAAATTTGTCTACAACTACCTAACTTTGAACAAAGAGTATCTAGCAGTTGGgatacttttttcttttattgatacgTGAGCTGGGATAGATGATGATATTCTGAGTAGGCATGATGTTTCAAACCTGGAATTTACTCTTATATGCTGGCTTTTCAAGGTTTTTGAAGTATGCATTCcaattttcttcttattaGGAAGAAATCGAAGCATCAGAGTTTTCTTAGGCTTATGAATGCCTTCCAATTCTTTTCCATATAGGGAAAAAAATCAAAGCGTCAGAACAAGGTTCTTGAGCTAAATTCCCAGCAAGGCAGCTAGTGTACAGAGATGAGCTAGGAGCAAGCAAACACAGTTCTAATTACTCACTGAGAagttagaaattattttttgaacttCTGTACTAGTCTATTTAGCTGAGTATAGAATGCATGAAAAATACTGAAAGCACGCAAAGGAGACTGGATAGATCTCTATATTCTAGTTCGGTTGCAATATCCATGCAACCTCAacaatttgtaatattttttccTCCTTTGCGGTTGTGTGTAGTTTGGGTATTGACTGCTCAATTTAATTGGAAACTACTGACTTTCTTGCATTGGAAAAACAACTGATAAACCCAAGCAATACTGTTAGAGAATATGTATCTTTAGTTTGCTTATTTTCCTTGTTTTAAACAAGAAACTGTTGATTTGCCTGCACAGTAAAAGACAAATTAACAGGCCAAGGCCAGTGTCTGTTGAGGACATGGAAGAAATCTTCAGAGAAGCGAAGGAGGAACAAGAAAAGTATGACCGAGAATTTGAGGAAGAGCAGCAAAAAGAGGGAGTGCCTAACTCTTTGAAGTTAGCTGACGATGATGTTACCAAATTAGTTACAGACTCCAAATCCACAAGGGGATTCCAAAAAGTTTCTGATTCTCCAGCAAATGATTCTCCTAGGAAAAAGACTAGCAAGCTGCCAACAGCTGGTTCAACTGTTCGGGTTGTATCTGGGACTTTTGCAGAATTTGTAGGCACCCTTAAGAAACTAAACCGCAAGACTGGAAAGGTATAACTTTATCAcatgaataaaattatctgCTGTTTTTAAGGACCTAACTTGGTCCCAACCTGTCAATAACATATCCTAATTAGGACTAACCAAAACAATGTTACATGGCGAAAGGTTCTTTCCTGTGGTCTTTAAGTATTTATATCAATGTTCAATATTCTGCCCAAAATAGTGTATGtgattataattaaaactcTCTTATTGCAGGCAACTGTGGGATTTACACTTTTTGGTAAAGAAACTTTAATAGAACTGGATCGCCGTGAAATTGTTGCGGAGAATGAGTAAATATAtggtttctcatgttgaatggCAAGTTTTTTCCCTTCCCTTTTGATATTTCCACTTCTTTACTTGCACAAAACATAGTACATAAGTCAGTGTTCGCAACATTATTGGCTTTTGACATGGTTATGCTGCTTTAAATATGAGACACTGGGACTCCAATTATTACTTGGTTATGTAAAGTTCGATTATTTGGAAATTGGAAGACATTTTTATCACTCAAAATGTCTGAGTTGCTTGGGTTCTGACTTCAAGTTCATAAAAGCATTGTTTCAATTAGAACTTCCACGTGATTCTTTTTCAATCTTTATTAACAAGCCTTCCATTGGTATGTGCAGCAGCTGGGATGACAAATGTCCTGAACAGAGCGCCATTCTTCTCCAGTAGACAAAGCTGTCGAGAACTAAAGAAGCTTTGGTTTCTACTAAAGCCATTTTGTACACAACTGTGCAGTCTTCCATATCTTTTCCCAAGGCCTGTAGCAGTCCAAGAAATAAGCACCTTTCACGTTTCAAGACAACGGCTCATAAATGAAAGCTATCTATGTTAAGATTTTAATCAACATTGGAATCCATCACAAATACTAATCCATGTATCTAGATAAGACAAAGAGATGCAGAAGTATGTAAGTTATCGACTTGTCTTTACCAACATTACATAACCAGGTAAGACCCAAATTGCCTTAGTTCAATTATAATGTGCTTCTTATTCTTGATCTCAATAAAACATATGTTCTATTGAATAAAGGGACTTCAGAGTTCAGACAAAAATTGTCAGTCACACTGTTGATGAACATTTTATACTTATGGTTATCAATATCAGTGACAGAATCAGttcaatctttttttatgtttttctacACACGAGCACAGTAGAATGAAGCATGCTGATAGGTGTAGAATGCCGAAGAAACCCTGTGAGGGTTTGTCTGTTCCTTGTTCTAGCAAGGAGTTGGTCCAGCAGCAAACTTCTCCGATCCTTGGTTGAAATGGTTTCCTCATTTTCTATGGAGCATGCAGCAAAAATTGTTTTAGTCGAATGTAATCAGGTGCTGAAAATGAAATGCTTTAATCCCCTTCCAAATCTTTCGCTAGAAAGGTTACATTGTTCTGAACATTGAAGTAGGATTgcttatttttctctccccTGCCATACTGGTCTTCTGGCGTACCTAAAAAGTCCTATTAAAGAGTgctataaaaggaaaaaactaaaaattcatACCTTTGTCTACCCTGGTTAGTCATGTTTATTAGTCATGTTAATTTTGGTTAATGACCaggaaaaaggaaatgaaGACAAAGGGGTCTTGGTTAGGGATTTttgccttcattattttttatagttagATAAAACTGAAGCTGAAAATTTCAGTTAGGAATAAAATTATCCGTATCAAAATAGGGGATGAGATTAACAAATCCCTGCAAAAGGTTTATATTCAATATGGTCACTGGTAggtgttttctttttaccagtgattattttattgttaaaagGTGGTGATTCTGGGCAGTGCGCATAATGAAGATAAAAGCGATTCTTTTGctgtttaaaaagaataaataaataaataaaagaagaattcaattaactaattctttttacttattttttgagtgatttattatttagtgtTATGTGATATccatatcataaaaattttagtatttaatggaaagataaaattaatatatttttttaaaagcttGGATAATTGATGAAATAAAACACAAGTATTGCCCATAATCCGTAAAAAgagtaatttattattatattggtAAGTTTTTCATTGAATGGTTgtgaaatttaatgatttaaatattaaattaattgtctttatAGGTGATTAAAACTACAATGAACggcaaaattatatttttgaaaataaaataaaataaaaaactatatttttgaaaataaaattaaaaaaactatatttttgatattttaaaataataaaaatgaaaaaacatgtacacagtaaaaaaaaaatgcatagatatttttgttatttttccttATCTTATTCActttttaatgaaattaattaagttattgaAAACATTAATGGCTATGTGCCTAGGctgcttaattaattaagtatcCGAAAAGGTAGAGAATGGAGATGGTCCAGAATTCAAGTCCAACCCAATTTATGTGTCTCATTTTTGCTTTGAAGTGTTGTCATACATCCACTGACCCAATCTATTCTAGTGGTCCTTCCATGCTCTGCCCGTGAAGCTTTTTAAGGTCTACCAATTTAATGGTATATTACCACCTTCcattcaattcaattcaatgaGACCcgcttttattttatatttacctTTCCCCTTTGCACCATAGCTGAGAATTaaagtgaatttcttttgatgGGCAGTAGCAgtcattcttctttttcttttaatggttAAAAAGTATTCTCTAGTCAACCAAAAATCTTGCAAGGGTCAGAACTAAAGAGCTTCCCTGTGGAGTATTACAGAGGGCTAAAGTCTCCATTTCTAAGTGCTAAAAGTAAAGGGAAAGGTGCCATCAATATACTTTCTAGTGttttttcttcattatcaGCATTTCTTCTGACCAGGACAGGAGCACctcgggacacttttacttgtcttattcttttcctatttttctcaatttttcaaaaggtaagaaaactgttaaaagatttaaatccCAAATTTCAGGCAACACACCACGGCCGAGGGGTTAGCAGAGACATTACTTTAACATTACTCCTAAACCCtcctaatttttcttctaCAATTACTGAACTTCAAATGACAAATTatagatgaaattaaaaaagaattcattgGTAACTTAGTTTAATGGTGCAATTTTAGAAGTAAGCGTCGGGTTTAAAACATCATCCAgctgagaaaaaagaaaagaaatgaaaattagCATCAAGGCCATAACTTACAATCTGGGCTGCAAGAAAACAATACTATGGTAATTAAATGAGTGAGCAAAGGATATTTTAATAGGACTGAAACGTTCTTCTGATTCAAGTCTTCTTTCATCCGATCATCAGTATATTTTGAGCAGGGGATTTGACATATTTCCCATTGAATTCTACAGAGAGAGGGAAAGAAAGTTGGAAATGAAGGATGTAATCATAATCATAAGCACAATAGCTGTGAGTTGTTGGAGGAAAGGCCCCcattttgatatatgtatCCACCACTACCAACTAtatctatatttaaaaaataaataaaaaaataaaaaaaaagtgtgtAGGAAAATGTGGAGGGTTAAAGAATCAAGCAGACCCACAAACAACAGGTCACAGGAGTCAGAATGTGAGTGGTCCACTACTCCTAAAGCTTCAACTTTTAACGTAAGTCACTTCCCACGGTTCTAAGCCTCGTCTCTTGTTTTGTTTGGTGGAGCTTCTTTGTGCAATTGGGATCCAGCTTCTTCCCTTTTTCCAAAACAATTCAAAAATCACAAATTATCCTCtcctttttatctttattgaaCTGTACTGTAGCTGTCTTCGCCATTCAAAcctaacttttattttatataaattacttttataaaaaaaacaagagaattaaaaatagattttaataaagtaatttataaatacattaaactaaatttttatttgttaaatacCTAACCGCAAATCTATATGTCCTATAAACCAACCACCGAAACTTGCTCTTGTTTCATTTTAGGACACCTGGACAAGGACTACGCAGGTAAAACAAAAACTAGTCAAACAGTTGTCTGAATCTTCTTCTAAACAATCACAAGAAGTcgagtaatttatttattttattttaaagatctGTTTTTATACATATGTAGGTCACAAAAAAAGATTCTGCCTCCTAATCTATTTAATGAGATCTGtatattcaatttcttttttcttttgaaatgcAATTCAGGAATAATGCAGCCAAAAATAGTAAacatttttttagaatattctCTTAAAGAAGTACATTCATTCGAGTAGTAGAGGAAAACAAAACAAACGAAGACGTTATTCTAGATATGATTCACGAATTGGGAttccatttaattttttttcctatatcatgaaatatatttttaagaataaaaaatattttttttatttagattcaataaaattctttataaatattttttatttttattttaatttttatgaatattaacggtatttaattattttatttctagtttcaacaaaaaggaaaataaaaggataaaatattaatgaatacaATATATGGAAAtttatagtaaatttattgtacccaaactctttatttaaagaataaaaattgtattgtaattgaaataaataatttgatataatatatatatatatatatatatatatatatatatatatatatatataaagtatatttgagatgtttttatagttaaatgtgtgtatttaatattattttaacaacTATAGCTAAGATTatgttttataaataaaattctataattaaaattaataataaattttgaccAATAAAATTcagcttcttttctttttatacaatataaattataattattgtgGTCAATGTTTCAAATGCATGAACAGAATATACAACTGTACTTCTGCACTCAGAATAGTTAAATATGCAtatgaaaatagtatatattaattcaattgtaatatttttgGTGCAAAAAACTTTACCTTTGTTTAGgttaaggaaagaaaagaaaagaaaataagaggtgaacatatttttttatatttgaaaaagagaaaaaataagaaattaaataattataattataattttcaccttatatttttttattttgaaaagaaaataaaagaaaagaaaaggataaaaattaaaaaaatgatcttaaacttttatttacacattcaaacaagaaaagaaataaataaatagataacaaaatttattttattttctccttaaaaaaaaatatcaaacatgGGATATGATGGATTGGATACTTGTATATATTATAGGACCTATAGCAATGGACCCACCATTATTACCATCACCATCCAAATGAGTGATGAACCTCACAGTCCACGTTGAAATCTTtgagaaatgaataaaagaagtaGCAAAATTGGGTGATGAAACACTTTGTTGTGTATGAGTTGCAGCTGGGCCCTAACGTAGACCTACACAACAGCAGCACACTCCAATTTCTAATCCACTCCTAATcctataaaaaagaaaacaaagagaacGGAACGGAAGTTTCACTATCAGTCATAATCTTAGATAAGCATTAGTTTAATGTAAAAGTAATAACtgacaatattatttttttatttaaaaatatttatttagtgtCGATATATGTACCCTAAAGCTATTGAAATTTGGGcagattatattttaaaggtaaaatgtatttttaaagtttttaattttatttttattttattacatttttttatttgtattttctttatttgtattttctttataataaatatataaaactcaataaaataaattaaaattttagaaattttcaaatataacaaaaataatttaaaaactttaataattaatttttcctaTTTAAATCCATATACATATAGCAgcacaaattaaaaaagaaatttatgagAGTTTTGTGAAAACTACAGCAGATATCAGATTTaggatagaaaagaaaagagactacttttattttaagtcaaaacttattttatcctttcatatatttataatattaaaaacttaaattgtatttattttattttttagtatttaggaaataattaaatttatattaatttctttaaaaattacattaatgattatattatttatttaattctttattctaattaaaattaatactaatttctctaaaaaatttggttaatgatttagttttgtattagtttaatttcCAAATCGTAGTTATtgcaaaaataaagagttaaatttttattttctacaaTATTCTTCTATATagttttcatttataaattttagaattttataagTGATGTTTCTAAATGAcattgatttatatttttataaaatatcatattaattttttatatgttattaaatatttattattatatatattcaaataagATAAGTTGTAGGTTcattgaatataaattatagattCATTGATAATAcgatataaatttataagaaaatttagtattaaatatatatttataaaataacaaggtcgttaaatattatttatagaatcataaaaaatgaGGTGTAGATTCATCATTTTTAACtgtaaatttataagttaatatataaatctcttatttaatttataaatttatgaattataatCTATAAATCTTAGATATATTTGTGTTCgcattataatttataaattatattttttattttaaatataaatttatcaataaaaaaactataaatatcaatataaaactatagattcaaggattaaaaataatagattatgAATTATAAACTATATGTCCATTGTACGTATATTTCAGGTTCATATATTATAGtttacaaatttataaaaaaaatataaatctataaattaaaattgtcttttataatttataattatgaatatgaaattattgatttttttgtgtttcttaattattattaaatcttaagaaagtaaaagattattatgtaatgataaaaaagtaaaatcaagatttttaaaataaaatgtaatataacttaaaatatgaatatatattaaaatttaattaaatattatattttcataacaattgaGTCATTAATAAAgtcttgtatatatatacaaattaatattaatattaatattttcttaatactaagattaatatttattaatagataaatttaatattataataagaaactataaaataactgaaaatataaaatcaatataaaaattaataataatataataaaattgaagaaaaaaataaaaaatttaataacaaaaataaataaaaaatcataaagaaaataaaaaagaattgagaGAAACACTTAAACTACATatttccatatatatatttatcctGAATTCATGATGTTATATTTACGTGGCAAGATATAACAATAGGGTATTTGATGCATTAATAACTTTATTATGCGTTTCACATAGAGAAATGATAAAGAGTTTTTtggttgaatttattaatggaTAGTGTTGGTGGTATAACCAAGAAGATAAAAAGCACGCGCATATTAGTTTTGAACTGAAAAGGGTTTGCTAAAGAAGGCACAAGCCACACTCGTTCCTTTGCTTTAATGTAATGTCGGTTCAAGCCAACGAGGTGGCTTGGCTGTGTCATTTTGGACAGTGGTCCTCTCCAGTTTCCCTTTGCTTTTCTGCCCCCACACCCCACCCCACTTAAACCAATAATACCAACTTTATTAACTCTTTTGTATATTACATCCCATATtcaaaataagataaattcGTAAAACAAGTGCTTAAATTGTCCAAAGAACTGCTTTTGGGTATTTTATTGCCTTCAAAGATAATCTCTCTCTTGGTTCAGCTGTCGTTTTGTTGGCAAGTTTAGAGGAAAAGACATGTGCTTTGAGTGGTTTTCAAGGTCAAGTTGGGAGGagtctttcttttaaaaataaataaattttattgctGTTATTACAAAAATTCTCTCTTATTACATTTTCATTTATTCGATATTTCTGTTTAATTACACTAAAAATTCAGATTTCACAAGAAAGTAAATAATCAGCCGAACCTAACATTTATACGattcctttttttttgaaCCGAGCGTTTCcatttcaaattctttaatCGTCGTTAGTTCTAACAACTGCATTTGTAGCTAGACGTTATGATGATTGTATTGTATGGATAATAGGATACCTTCCTATAAGataaaatttgcaaattcaataAGAAATAAGGACCTGTTTGCAAAATATCCAATATAATATTCCCTTAGTCAGCAGCCACTCAGAGAAAGTGCAGCAAAGTGTTTGCAGAAATGAGTAAACGTATTTAATTTTCACAACCTCCCACCCGACCTCTTATTAttctttactttctttctttctcaaaactcacaaaaaaatttatactttcACCAACTTCTGTAAATGGGTTCTGCTCACAAACCCTAGAATCTCACTCACTACACTACAGTACATACACTAACTTATCTCCAGATTCGGCTAATACCCGGTTCAGCTATGGCTGCTTTCTCCATTTCTGCCTGTTTTATTTGTCTATCTGTCTCTGTCTTTCACTTCAATTTGCTATCTGCAGACCAAAGTTCCTCTTTTTCCTTCCAAAGTTTTCATAAAGATCCTAACTTTGATTCCAATATTGCTCTTTATGGAGATGCGAGTGCTGTTAATAATGGCTCTGTGCTTCAACTTACTCGCTCAGTGAGTTCTAGTGCTGGACATATCATGTACAAGAAACCCATTAAGCTTGTTGAAGGTAATCCTATcaatttagtttctttttcgaGTTATATATCGTTTTCGATGTCTTCAGAAAATGGAGACGGTTTGGCTTTTGTTATGGTTTCTGGGCGGTTTAATGTTAGCGCTCTTGATAGTGATAGCCCATTTGGGTTTTCTTTAAGATTAAAGAGGAATAATTCTGAATTTATTGCTGTTGAATTTGATACAAGAAAGGATGCTGAGTATGGTGATCTGAATGATAACCATGTGGGAGTTAATGTGGGTGGTTTTGTATCTGCTAAGGTGAAAAATGCTTCATCTGTTAATATCGTGTTGAATAATGGGAAGAGATTAAGTTCTTGGATTGATTATGAGGCTGGTTCGAGAAGATTAGAAGTTAGGTTGAGTAAATTTGGCAATATAAAGCCAATGGATCCATTGCTGTCCTACCCAATTGACTTGTCAAAATTGTGGAAAgatgaaaaattttatattgggTTGAGCTCATCAAATAGGAATTCCTCTCAGGCGTGTTTGATATATTCATGGAGCTTTGAACAAAGGCATGTTCCTCAATGGATGCACTCACAACCACTAGATCCTCAGGCTTTTGCTAAAGATGTGAAGCCTGGGGTAATTACCAAGCAAGGTAATTGTTTCTTGAGAGTGCTCGCTACAATGATCTTTGGTACTGCTTGTGGAGCACTTGGGGCATTCAGTGTCTTGTACCTGTGGACTATCTTCGGCAATAGGCGTCCTGTTGTGCCAGAGGAGTGTTCTGTGCACCCTGTGGAATTTGAATACAAGAAAGTTAAAGTAGTTGTAGAGAAAGCCGTCGAAGATGGCAAGCAGTAGAGTTGTTTAAGGTGGGGTCTTTTGAAAGTGTTGTGTTGTAAATTCGTTGTTCTTTTTTCTCGTACTTGTATTTGCAGGTTTTGATGTGTTATTATAACTGATGATCAATTGTTCAAATGTAGGTTTTGTGACATATTATTGATGGGAGCATTCAGACTTTGCTCTTCTTGATTCCATTTCTAATCTACTACTGATGAATGGTTAATTTGATTTCCACATATATTTGTTTCTCAGTTCTCATTTTATCTAATTCAAACTATCGTTGCTAACGCCATACcttctttgattttatttaatgttgaCAGCAACCAAATAGCAGATTCGTTTTACACG
Coding sequences within:
- the LOC8273460 gene encoding transcription termination/antitermination protein NusG gives rise to the protein MIKQGLLQWSSSPLISLQIPRTRNPFSPIKATIESASTRELTARERRQLRQERRESKAGYSWREEVEERLIKKPKKVKLTAGEARNLDNLADLGPQWYAVRVSRVRGDQTAELIARLLARHYPHLEFKVYAPSVKVKTKLKNGTYSIKSKPIYPGCVFLWCVLNKELHDFVREECAGVGGFIGSKVGNNKRQINRPRPVSVEDMEEIFREAKEEQEKYDREFEEEQQKEGVPNSLKLADDDVTKLVTDSKSTRGFQKVSDSPANDSPRKKTSKLPTAGSTVRVVSGTFAEFVGTLKKLNRKTGKATVGFTLFGKETLIELDRREIVAENE
- the LOC8273459 gene encoding L-type lectin-domain containing receptor kinase VIII.2; its protein translation is MAAFSISACFICLSVSVFHFNLLSADQSSSFSFQSFHKDPNFDSNIALYGDASAVNNGSVLQLTRSVSSSAGHIMYKKPIKLVEGNPINLVSFSSYISFSMSSENGDGLAFVMVSGRFNVSALDSDSPFGFSLRLKRNNSEFIAVEFDTRKDAEYGDLNDNHVGVNVGGFVSAKVKNASSVNIVLNNGKRLSSWIDYEAGSRRLEVRLSKFGNIKPMDPLLSYPIDLSKLWKDEKFYIGLSSSNRNSSQACLIYSWSFEQRHVPQWMHSQPLDPQAFAKDVKPGVITKQGNCFLRVLATMIFGTACGALGAFSVLYLWTIFGNRRPVVPEECSVHPVEFEYKKVKVVVEKAVEDGKQ